AACAATTTGGTCTAAAAGGTTAAAATTTGCAGCCCTACTCATAGCTACGTTTGGATCTGGAACACTTTCCATTGGCATTGAATTCGATACACCAAAACAAACTGAAATTGCATAGAGGTGGTGATAGGGCGCATAAGCTCGCATCGCGAGCAAACTTTCATTAAGTCCTAACGGATTGTTTTTATCCCATCTTTCCCAAACCTTTTTCATCCAAACATTTAATGCATTTGCTTTTTCAGAAGAGTAATCCTTTTTAAATAATTGGTCGAAGTACTTGTCAAAAATTCTTGTTTCACTATAGGCGATATTGGGTCTTTGTGAATGCCATGTAATCAGATATTTCCCTAAATTTAGTAGATCTAATACATAGTCCTTGTCTTTTGAGGCAGGAGGGACTTCCCCTCGTTTACTCACAAAATATCCGTTAGGATATTTCTGTTCATATGATTTCTTGATATTTAAAACCCGTTTATCATTACTTCTAAGATCTCTTGGTTTAACAGCGCTTTGTGAATTTGTATTAATGCTTATTTTGTCACCACGTTCCCTCTGGGGTATTTCATAAAACCGAAATAGGATGTATGTTTCGCTTAATTGTTTTACTTTTTCGCTGCAATTCAAAATTGTAGTTATAGATTGGCATCCATTGACAACGCTTAAACCGTGAAGCTTTAACTTATTATCCTTTGATGATAATTTATTGCAAATAGCGGTAATTCCATTATGGTAGAAAAAAAAGTCCTTATGTTGGTCGGAATATATTGTACTTTTAATTCCCTTGTTTAC
The Nitrospiria bacterium DNA segment above includes these coding regions:
- a CDS encoding AIPR family protein, whose product is MKRKLSEVVRALEDDYEIEFELITTGALTDAAKSDLDTFQAQLVELSENNDFYANIKVVDNNELKRRYDLALEKDNPTINHEVDLSNSKAMEIEIAGNKVIVAALPLKECIKMPGIKDGTLFQKNVRQSLGLSNRVNKGIKSTIYSDQHKDFFFYHNGITAICNKLSSKDNKLKLHGLSVVNGCQSITTILNCSEKVKQLSETYILFRFYEIPQRERGDKISINTNSQSAVKPRDLRSNDKRVLNIKKSYEQKYPNGYFVSKRGEVPPASKDKDYVLDLLNLGKYLITWHSQRPNIAYSETRIFDKYFDQLFKKDYSSEKANALNVWMKKVWERWDKNNPLGLNESLLAMRAYAPYHHLYAISVCFGVSNSMPMESVPDPNVAMSRAANFNLLDQIVDLAGRSLNFALESAANEPQPSNRVFSPQNWIKTKTCLAGIRAAVSQSLNMLPMMNADIANKIKQGLQMERDQFEARWSAD